Proteins encoded in a region of the Panicum hallii strain FIL2 chromosome 3, PHallii_v3.1, whole genome shotgun sequence genome:
- the LOC112887817 gene encoding uncharacterized protein LOC112887817, translating into MERFIVASLVLLLASAAAVEGRMGRAAVFDNSMPTNHVLTGGDELPRICDQVRFKTICQGFTKLPGVATPRQLLLASIRVASDKAKEAKLLVEEYKARTHASGPMESIADSCRQGYDNVVQSLEETRQLIEARGTNFDVNNKASFALTSAGDCKTALEDFPDIKSPFAAVQQNVFRVVDNVLNIAVVVQQGEAHQAKLLGPHGH; encoded by the exons ATGGAGCGGTTCATCGTCGCctccctcgtcctcctcctcgcctccgCGGCCGCCGTCGAGGGCCGCATGGGCCGCGCCGCTGTCTTCGACAACAGCATGCCTACGAACCACGTGTTGACCGGCGGGGACGAGTTACCGAGGATATGCGACCAG GTGCGCTTCAAGACGATATGCCAGGGCTTCACGAAGCTCCCCGGCGTGGCGACGCCCCGGCAGCTGCTGCTGGCGTCGATTCGCGTGGCGTCGGACAAGGCGAAGGAGGCCAAGCTCCTGGTGGAGGAGTACAAGGCGAGGACACACGCGAGCGGGCCGATGGAGTCCATCGCCGACTCGTGCCGCCAAGGGTACGACAACGTGGTGCAGTCGCTGGAGGAGACGCGGCAGCTGATCGAGGCGCGGGGCACAAACTTCGACGTCAACAACAAGGCGTCGTTCGCTCTCACGAGCGCCGGCGACTGCAAAACCGCCTTGGAGGACTTCCCGGACATCAAGTCGCCCTTCGCGGCCGTGCAGCAGAACGTCTTCCGCGTCGTCGACAACGTCCTCAACATCGCCGTCGTCGTGCAGCAGGGCGAGGCACACCAGGCGAAACTGCTCGGCCCGCACGGGCACTGA